A genomic window from Silene latifolia isolate original U9 population chromosome 11, ASM4854445v1, whole genome shotgun sequence includes:
- the LOC141613217 gene encoding uncharacterized protein LOC141613217, whose amino-acid sequence MKVSSLTSRENFYLTFIYAFNGLQERLPLWHKLRGIANQTRGPWAMGGDFNCVLSPTERCGGNTCPAEIDDFLRCVEDCEMMDIQAIGAFYTWNNKQRPEDRTYSRLDRFMVNKAWTDLFPNLYAHFLPEGLYDHTPCVVGSHVQNKKPRCFKYFNMWSKADQFITLVQDIWRMRIDGTPMFQVVKKLKALKPKLKMLNKARFSDIENKTNLMQIRVANIQEELGVNPTDSTKVAEEIMLSHELRELVPETVS is encoded by the coding sequence ATGAAAGTGAGCTCCTTGACTAGCAGAGAGAATTTCTATCTTACCTTCATATATGCTTTTAATGGTCTTCAAGAGAGACTCCCTCTATGGCACAAACTCAGAGGGATTGCAAATCAGACGAGAGGGCCTTGGGCAATGGGAGGGGATTTTAATTGTGTACTGTCTCCAACTGAAAGATGTGGGGGAAATACTTGTCCAGCAGAGATTGATGATTTCTTGAGGTGTGTGGAGGATTGTGAAATGATGGATATTCAAGCAATAGGGGCTTTCTATACCTGGAATAATAAGCAGAGACCAGAAGATAGAACTTATAGCAGATTAGACAGGTTCATGGTTAATAAGGCTTGGACTGATCTTTTTCCTAATCTCTATGCTCATTTTCTGCCTGAGGGTCTCTATGATCATACCCCTTGCGTTGTAGGGAGTCATGTGCAGAACAAGAAGCCAAGatgttttaaatattttaatatgtggagtaAAGCTGATCAGTTTATAACTCTTGTTCAGGATATCTGGAGGATGAGGATTGATGGAACACCCATGTTCCAAGTAGTGAAAAAATTGAAGGCTCTGAAGCCTAAATTGAAGATGCTAAATAAGGCTAGGTTTTCAGACATTGAAAATAAGACCAATCTGATGCAAATCAGAGTTGCAAATATACAAGAGGAACTGGGAGTAAATCCTACTGATAGTACTAAGGTGGCAGAGGAGATTATGTTGTCTCATGAGCTCAGGGAACTGGTGCCAGAGACAGTTTCCTAG